GTTCTCTCTTCGTCGAAGTCTCCAGCTTCTGTCAAAGAAGGACAAGCCACTTTCCACCTATTGTCGTGAGTTCAAGTCGATCTGTGACTCTCTAAGTTCTATTGGGAAACCGGTTGATGAGTCTATGAAGATCTTCGGTTTTCTGAATGGATTAGGTAGAGAGTATGACCCCATTACAACCGTCATACAGAGTTCCTTGAGCAAGTTGCCAGGTCCGACCTTCAATGATGTCATCACAGAAGTTCAAGGCTTTGACTGTAAGCTACAGTCGTATGATGACACCTCTGTCACTCCTCATCTGGCCTTTATGACAGAGAAGACCAACCCGTGTGCTCCCCAGTTCTCTCCACATCAACGAGGTCGTGGTTGCTCTGgtcaaaacagaggaagaggaggttATTTAACAAGGGGAAGAGGTTTCCCACAACACCAATCCTCCTCTCACTCGAATGGAGAAAGGCCAATATGTCAGATTTGTGGTCGCATTGGACACACAACCATCAAGAGCCTGGCATTCACCATAAGATATCTTGTCCCTACaccccacaacaaaatgggGTTGCAGAGAGGAAACATAGACACTTAGTGGAGCTTGGTCTGTCAATGCTTTTCCACAGCCACACCCCACTGAAGTATTGGGTTGAAGCCTTCTTTACAGCCAACTATCTTACAAATCTTCTCCCCTCTTCGGCTCTAAATAATGCCAGTCCTCATGCAACTCTTCTCAAACAGCCGGTGGATTACTCATATCTTCGTGTCTTTGGATCATCATGTTTATTAGTGTTTAAGACCACTGGCATAAAACAAGTTTGACCTTCGTTCGTTGCAATGTGTGTTCCTTGGCTATCATAGTCAGTACAAGGGGTACCGTTGCTTACATCCTCCCACAGGCAAAGTTTATATATCCAGACATGTAATCTTTGATGAGTGTCAGTTTCCCTTCCAAGATAAGTTCAGACATCTCGTACCTCAGTATCAAACACCACTTCTTCGAGCCTGGCAAGCTACAGACAATGCTTCCTCACCAAAGGAGCCTTCACCAGTACAGTTGTTGGAGAAACCGTCTGAAGCCCCTATACCTGTACAGCAAGAAGATGTAATAGTGTCTGATATAGAGGAGCATGTATCAAATAATCACATCGACTCAGATACAGATTCTGATGAGGAGGAAAATCAAGTCCAAGATACCACCTTAGTACCTGCTTTAGAAGCAACTCCGGCTGTTACAGACAATCTCCACCCGATGACAACTTGAGCAAAGGCTGAAATTCACAAACCAAACCCAAGGTATGTCCTTCTGACCACAAAGACGACAACTGATGAACCAAAAAGCATAATCGCTGCTATGAAGCATCCAAGGTGGAATGGAGCTGTCATGGATGAGATGGGAAGAATTCATATGTTGAATACATGGTCTCTAGTCGAACCTACTAGCGATATGAATATCCTGGATTCCAAATGGGTTTTCAAGACTAAGCACAAACCAGATGGAACAGTGGATAAGCTGAAAGCACGTCTTGTGGCTAAAGGATTTGATCAAGAAGAGGGTGTTGACTACTTGGAAACTTTTAGTCCAGTGTTTTGAACGGCAACAATACGTCTGGCTCTTGATACGGCTGTTAATTGTGGCTGGCCTAACAAACAACTTGATGTTTCCAATGCTTTCCTCCATGGTGAGCTTCAAGAACCCGTGTATATGTACCAACCATCAGGCTTTGTTGATCCAGAAAGGCCAGATCATGTATGTCGTCTCACCAAGGCCCTCTACGGCTTAAAACAAGCACCGAGAGCATGGTTTGATACTTTCAGCAACTTCCTGATCGACTTTGGTTTTGAGTGTAGCACATCAGATCCCTCTCTGTTCGTTTGTCATCACAATCATGAAACTCTTGTTCTGCTCCTCTATGTTGACGACATACTCCTCACCGGCAGTGACAGTCATTTAATGAGTCAATCTCTTGAAGCCTTAAACAGCCGCTTCTCTATGAAGGATCTGGGTCCTCCAAGCTACTTCCTTGGAATAGAGTTTGAATCCTACAAGAATGGGCTGTTCTTACATCAAACAGCTTATGCATCAGACATTCTCTTCCAAGCAGGAATGTTAGAATGCAATCCTATGCCAACTCCTCTGTCACAACATCTTGACAAAATGGACAACACACCATTTGTTGAGCCAACTTACTTTCAAAGTCTTGCTGGTAAACTACAGTACCTGACTATCACAAGACCAGATCTTCAATATGCGGTAAACTTTATTTGCCAGAGAATGCACAAGCCAACGAACTCTGATTTCACCCTACTGAAGCGAATTCTCAGGTATATCAAAGGAACTCTCAACTACGGCTTACCAATACAGCAACACAAGAATCTAGCTCTATCAGCTTTCTATGATAGTGATTATGCGGGTTGCAAAGATACAAGATGTTCCACCACTGGCTTCTGTATCTTACTTGGATCAACCCTCGTCTCTTGGTCTGCAAAAAGACAATCCACTGTGTCAAACTCATCAACAGAATCAGAATACAAGGCTCTGTCTATTGTGGCTAAAGAACTGACATGGATATCCTCGCTTCTTCGTGATATTGGCATCTCTCAACACCAACCGACGAGAGTGTTCTGTGACAACTTGTCTGCTGTCTATCTGTCAGCTAATCCGGCACTACACAATAGACTTCGACAAAGATTGGCACTACATTAGAGAACGAGTGGCTCTGGGATTAATCGAAACTCATCACATCCCAGCTACACTCCAGCTAGCCGATATCTTCACCAAACCGCTGCCTCGACCTTCTTTTTTCGATCTTCGACGCAAGCTTGGTGTGTCTGCTTCACCTGTCACACCCACGCCAAGCTTGAGAGAGAGTGTAGAAGACAATCAACCAAAGCCCAAGTCCATGACAGTCAATGACAAAGCCCAAGCAGCCCAAGcccatcaacaacaacacaagacgACAACTGAGCAACGGTCAAAACAGAGGAGTGCGTGTACGGAGAAGACGACACTCCTCCTCTACGACAACAACCCTGCCCGTCTGGAATCTTCATTGTATGACTCACCAAACACAACTGTCTCCTAAGGATAAGATTGCTTTAGAATTCTAGATTGTTCCTTATGTTTGTATATATGAGAAAGATGTAAAGAGACTAATCAATCAATACAGAGGatacttttctaaaataaaGCTTTTCCCAAATTTTCTAAGTTcgttcatggtatcagagccattctAAGCCCTAACAGGTGAAATCGATGGCGAAAACGTATCCCTTTCCAGACAGTGTCCATGTCTCCAGCTCCGTCACCCTAAAGCTGAGCGACAACAACTACCTGATGTGGAAGACTCAGTTCAAATCGTTGCTCTCGAGTCAAAAACTCATGGGTTTTATCAATGGAGTCGTCCCTGCTCCAGCAAAGACTCGCCTCGTCGTTAATGGTGAAGTCTCCAGTGAAGTGGCCAATCCTCAGTATGAGGCTTGGTTTTGTACCGATCAGCTTGTCAGGTCTTGGCTGTTCGGAACCCTCTCTGAAGAGGAGTTGGGTCATGTTCACAGCATCACAACGTCTCGTGATGTCTGGCTTGCTCTGGCAGAAAACTTCAACAAGAGTAGCGTTGCCAAAGAGTTCTCTCTTCGTCGAAGTCTCCAGCTTCTGTCAAAGAAGGACAAGCCACTTTCCACCTATTGTCGTGAGTTCAAGTCGATCTGTGACTCTCTAAGTTCTATTGGGAAACCGGTTGATGAGTCTATGAAGATCTTCGGTTTTCTGAATGGATTAGGTAGAGAGTATGACCCCATTACAACCGTCATACAGAGTTCCTTGAGCAAGTTGCCAGGTCCGACCTTCAATGATGTCATCACAGAAGTTCAAGGCTTTGACTGTAAGCTACAGTCGTATGATGACACCTCTGTCACTCCTCATCTGGCCTTTATGACAGAGAAGACCAACCCGTGTGCTCCCCAGTTCTCTCCACATCAACGAGGTCGTGGTTGCTCTGgtcaaaacagaggaagaggaggttATTTAACAAGGGGAAGAGGTTTCCCACAACACCAATCCTCCTCTCACTCGAATGGAGAAAGGCCAATATGTCAGATTTGTGGTCGCATTGGACACACAACCATCAAGAGCCTGGCATTCACCATAAGATATCTTGTCCCTACaccccacaacaaaatgggGTTGCAGAGAGGAAACATAGACACTTAGTGGAGCTTGGTCTGTCAATGCTTTTCCACAGCCACACCCCACTGAAGTATTGGGTTGAAGCCTTCTTTACAGCCAACTATCTTACAAATCTTCTCCCCTCTTCGGCTCTAAATAATGCCAGTCCTCATGCAACTCTTCTCAAACAGCCGGTGGATTACTCATATCTTCGTGTCTTTGGATCATCATGTTTATTAGTGTTTAAGACCACTGGCATAAAACAAGTTTGACCTTCGTTCGTTGCAATGTGTGTTCCTTGGCTATCATAGTCAGTACAAGGGGTACCGTTGCTTACATCCTCCCACAGGCAAAGTTTATATATCCAGACATGTAATCTTTGATGAGTGTCAGTTTCCCTTCCAAGATAAGTTCAGACATCTCGTACCTCAGTATCAAACACCACTTCTTCGAGCCTGGCAAGCTACAGACAATGCTTCCTCACCAAAGGAGCCTTCACCAGTACAGTTGTTGGAGAAACCGTCTGAAGCCCCTATACCTGTACAGCAAGAAGATGTAATAGTGTCTGATATAGAGGAGCATGTATCAAATAATCACATCGACTCAGATACAGATTCTGATGAGGAGGAAAATCAAGTCCAAGATACCACCTTAGTACCTGCTTTAGAAGCAACTCCGGCTGTTACAAACAATCTCCACCCGATGACAACTTGAGCAAAGGCTGAAATTCACAAACCAAACCCAAGGTATGTCCTTCTGACCACAAAGACGACAACTGATGAACCAAAAAGCATAATCGCTGCTATGAAGCATCCAAGGTGGAATGGAGCTGTCATGGATGAGATGGGAAGAATTCATATGTTGAATACATGGTCTCTAGTCGAACCTACTAGCGATATGAATATCCTGGATTCCAAATGGGTTTTCAAGACTAAGCACAAACCAGATGGAACAGTGGATAAGCTGAAAGCACGTCTTGTGGCTAAAGGATTTGATCAAGAAGAGGGTGTTGACTACTTGGAAACTTTTAGTCCAGTGTTTTGAACGGCAACAATACGTCTGGCTCTTGATACGGCTGTTAATTGTGGCTGGCCTAACAAACAACTTGATGTTTCCAATGCTTTCCTCCATGGTGAGCTTCAAGAACCCGTGTATATGTACCAACCATCAGGCTTTGTTGATCCAGAAAGGCCAGATCATGTATGTCGTCTCACCAAGGCCCTCTACGGCTTAAAACAAGCACCGAGAGCATGGTTTGATACTTTCAGCAACTTCCTGATCGACTTTGGTTTTGAGTGTAGCACATCAGATCCCTCTCTGTTCGTTTGTCATCACAATCATGAAACTCTTGTTCTGCTCCTCTATGTTGACGACATACTCCTCACCGGCAGTGACAGTCATTTAATGAGTCAATCTCTTGAAGCCTTAAACAGCCGCTTCTCTATGAAGGATCTGGGTCCTCCAAGCTACTTCCTTGGAATAGAGTTTGAATCCTACAAGAATGGGCTGTTCTTACATCAAACAGCTTATGCATCAGACATTCTCTTCCAAGCAGGAATGTTAGAATGCAATCCTATGCCAACTCCTCTGTCACAACATCTTGACAAAATGGACAACACACCATTTGTTGAGCCAACTTACTTTCAAAGTCTTGCTGGTAAACTACAGTACCTGACTATCACAAGACCAGATCTTCAATATGCGGTAAACTTTATTTGCCAGAGAATGCACAAGCCAACGAACTCTGATTTCACCCTACTGAAGCGAATTCTCAGGTATATCAAAGGAACTCTCAACTACGGCTTACCAATACAGCAACACAAGAATCTAGCTCTATCAGCTTTCTATGATAGTGATTATGCGGGTTGCAAAGATACAAGATGTTCCACCACTGGCTTCTGTATCTTACTTGGATCAACCCTCGTCTCTTGGTCTGCAAAAAGACAATCCACTGTGTCAAACTCATCAACAGAATCAGAATACAAGGCTCTGTCTATTGTGGCTAAAGAACTGACATGGATATCCTCGCTTCTTCGTGATATTGGCATCTCTCAACACCAACCGACGAGAGTGTTCTGTGACAACTTGTCTGCTGTCTATCTGTCAGCTAATCCGGCACTACACAATAGACTTCGACAAAGATTGGCACTACATTAGAGAACGAGTGGCTCTGGGATTAATCGAAACTCATCACATCCCAGCTACACTCCAGCTAGCCGATATCTTCACCAAACCGCTGCCTCGACCTTCTTTTTTCGATCTTCGACGCAAGCTTGGTGTGTCTGCTTCACCTGTCACACCCACGCCAAGCTTGAGAGAGAGTGTAGAAGACAATCAACCAAAGCCCAAGTCCATGACAGTCAATGACAAAGCCCAAGCAGCCCAAGcccatcaacaacaacacaagacgACAACTGAGCAACGGTCAAAACAGAGGAGTGCGTGTACGGAGAAGACGACACTCCTCCTCTACGACAACAACCCTGCCCGTCTGGAATCTTCATTGTATGACTCACCAAACACAACTGTCTCCTAAGGATAAGATTGCTTTAGAATTCTAGATTGTTCCTTATGTTTGTATATATGAGAAAGATGTAAAGAGACTAATCAATCAATACAGAGGatacttttctaaaataaaGCTTTTCCCAAATTTTCTAAGTTCGTTCACTTAGTACAGACTTTGACTTACAGGTTGTACGATGCAGTCTCAAAAATATCGAAGCATTTGAGATCTTGAAGTGTTTTTGAAAAGTATTGTGGTGATGTCTAAAGATCTTTACATCTGAACTTTTTTATACTATACTGTATATGTCGAAACTAAACTAAATCGTTTATACTAGTGTCTTTATTGTGTAACTATCAACATTTAGATCCcgatattatataaaaaataataaaaattaacaaagaaatgaCATAACGGTGATCCCGGCTGAGTCTAATAATTTTACCTTTTATCGAGTTTGATTTTCTGAAACTAAACTTTCGAGTAAAAGTGATTGGCAGAGTCTTATCTTCTTAAGTTAATAAACCCAAGTTGAAGGGACTATATAACTAAACAACTTTTCTatagaaaaattgattttggtctagaccaaaaaaaaaaacaaatgtatgtATTTTGGTGTCTTTAGTTCAAATACCATGTGAAGAATTGCTGACAAACTgctttatacaaaaaaaaaatcagagaggTTCATGAATAGTCCAAATCACatcaaaataaatgaatatatacaaatcggataataataaaaaagttgtgtattccaaaacaaaaaaaagcagtGCATGTGGATATGATGATAGAGTATTAGAGTAATAATTCATAACTGAATCGATCCGTTGATCCTAGGACTTTGTTTTGGAGTAGAAGAGAGACATGTCGTCGTATTCAATATTCATTCGTACCCCCGATCGAGTGAGCGAGTGAGTCctttcctcttccttctccaaAGGAGGAGCTAGTAGAGAGCTTGCACACTACTAGGACCCACACCGTCACATGATCTAACGTGGAGATTGTTGGACACGTGTTAGATGCTAATTCGTTTCCACTTAGAAATATTCATTTGTCAGAAGTAAGAGAACCGATCCCGAGGCAAAACCACGTGATTGCTTGAATGATTTTTCAAATTGCTCGCATTCTCTATTAATCTCCtacttttgtttagtttaatattaCGACGGACCTAaaccagttttgtttttttttaaatgagcgTGGAGACAATCCCAATCGTATCTTCTCACGTATTTTAGACAAAGAGTGGGTCCTAAAGAAAACATGGGCACTTACTTGCTCGCAAGTCACCACCCGcgccctcttcttcttctcacctgTTCTCTCTGTGTGCACATGCTTAATCCCTCCACCGACTAGATACGCATACGGTCCGCATAAATCGTATATTATAcgttatcaaaataattatacgGTCAACCGTACGTAATAATGATTAATTTACTACCTCCTACTCCGCCAACATTTCTGTATCCTCATCATTCATTATTACTATAgctaaactataaataaattatgtgtCACGGATTTGTATTACTCTTGTGATATAGATCCATAGAGGTGGCAAATTTAAGTGTGTGATATGGACACATTTAAGTTGTAACTTTTATTTAGTCATGTGTACTTGTTTTGAGATCATTAGAAAGTAATCTTTTGAGGTGTTTAGctttttttctaatacttttttttttgaggtgtTTAGCTTTTTTTCTAATACAAAGCGTAAAATTATGCTAATAtaatagtttagggtttatagttCTTTCAATAAATTTGGATTtactatttttctatttttttatatgatgaATATATTCCGGTTTAAAGCAGAAGTCTTACCAAACTCATATATGGCGTTttcgtattaaaaaaaaattagctcaCCGTCATACGTACATATGCGTTtgagttatttaattttatattggaACTAAAGCTTATTTGGTTAATGAAACTAAGGTTTCCTGTACAAATCTACTCGTTTTAATCAATATTTGTTGAGATGTCTTAATCAATTTAAGTTTAATGATCGAAGACACACATAAGGGagtaccttttctttttatgcCGGAAGTTATACGAACTTTTTTGGCCCCAACCATAGGCgaggttcaattttttttgatagcATAATAAGCATgacactgaaaaaaaaaagcttaataCATTATTTTGCTATAATGCATGAAGTGATCTCAACATACAACCATTGACGACATACGATATTATACATAACATATTCTTATAAAAAGTAACACCTTCGTATAGCTTTTTGTCATTTGGAGAGTAATGGGGAGAGAAGTCTTTCAGAAGAAAGTGATCGTGTATGGAGTGATGTCCAAGTTAGTTACTGCAAATCTACACTAAAAagggaagaaaataaataaaagaaaagaaagtgaaaaagtaGAGCCTTAGAAAATCAGCATTAAATTAAATAGGTAGATcatgtgttttatttaaaattttgtatttctttaGGAAAGAGTGTGCTTGAAGCAAGGAAGCTAAGAGTATGGTTGAAGTTAGTCTAAAAAAATGGTGATAGAGAAGATAATCTCAAAGAAAAACTCATTGGATATGTCTAAGAATGTGGAGTTCTTTGGATTTTAATTCACTGTGTCTTCGATTTTTGGTGACTGCATACAGTGTTGTTCTCCACAAActatactatattaatttttgttttaaattgttCACCTATTTAGTTTATCCacttattttcataatttgttgTATCGTCATTGTTCAGTAAGACTAAGAGACTTAGAAATAAATTCTTATGATGATATCTACCAGACAAATATGATTAGATCAATTTATAATcactttattaattttcaagATAGCTTAACAAGAAAATGATCAATCCTTTCATTATAGGGTTTAATTTAGGTTCATCTAGTACTATGCCTGACTTTTTAGCTAACTGATGAAAACAAAGTAAAacaactaattttaatttgttaaagcTTCACTGATATGCTTAATTAGTTATTAAGTTCAATATAATTAGGAAATGTTGAGGCCATGgtcatatataaaagaaatatttttctttgccaCTTGAGCAAACAAAAATCGTCCGAGGGCAAATATACATGAGTAAACTATTTTATATGGTTCAAAACTCAcagtgaagttttttttttgtgcttgaTGGGTTGTAATTATTCGAACAAAATGAAGTAATGGTAGATGCTAATGGGAGGAGCACTACATTTTATgactataagaaaataaaatattctattcGCGCAATCTAgtatactaataaataatataaaacgaagaagctttacttttatttattgtattaaaacaaagaaaaaagatacaGAGTGGAATCATGTTTCCTTAAGCCTATGAGTAATAGACTTTTATGTAatttgataagaagaaaaaaaatggtaacaTACTAACATGTATTTGAGAAAAAGTCTATACTTTTACTTTGCAACACGTAGTCTAATTCTTAGGCAAGGCCTAAGGCTAAAACAATGggaagaaaattaacaaaaagaaaaaagatttataaaataattaaaaaaacagataaacaaaacaataataataaaattggaATTACATGTACGCGTAAAcgtcgtatatata
The sequence above is drawn from the Camelina sativa cultivar DH55 chromosome 4, Cs, whole genome shotgun sequence genome and encodes:
- the LOC104784071 gene encoding uncharacterized protein LOC104784071, encoding MAKTYPFPDSVHVSSSVTLKLSDNNYLMWKTQFKSLLSSQKLMGFINGVVPAPAKTRLVVNGEVSSEVANPQYEAWFCTDQLVRSWLFGTLSEEELGHVHSITTSRDVWLALAENFNKSSVAKEFSLRRSLQLLSKKDKPLSTYCREFKSICDSLSSIGKPVDESMKIFGFLNGLGREYDPITTVIQSSLSKLPGPTFNDVITEVQGFDCKLQSYDDTSVTPHLAFMTEKTNPCAPQFSPHQRGRGCSGQNRGRGGYLTRGRGFPQHQSSSHSNGERPICQICGRIGHTTIKSLAFTIRYLVPTPHNKMGLQRGNIDT
- the LOC104784073 gene encoding uncharacterized protein LOC104784073 — its product is MAKTYPFPDSVHVSSSVTLKLSDNNYLMWKTQFKSLLSSQKLMGFINGVVPAPAKTRLVVNGEVSSEVANPQYEAWFCTDQLVRSWLFGTLSEEELGHVHSITTSRDVWLALAENFNKSSVAKEFSLRRSLQLLSKKDKPLSTYCREFKSICDSLSSIGKPVDESMKIFGFLNGLGREYDPITTVIQSSLSKLPGPTFNDVITEVQGFDCKLQSYDDTSVTPHLAFMTEKTNPCAPQFSPHQRGRGCSGQNRGRGGYLTRGRGFPQHQSSSHSNGERPICQICGRIGHTTIKSLAFTIRYLVPTPHNKMGLQRGNIDT
- the LOC109132530 gene encoding uncharacterized protein LOC109132530; protein product: MYQPSGFVDPERPDHVCRLTKALYGLKQAPRAWFDTFSNFLIDFGFECSTSDPSLFVCHHNHETLVLLLYVDDILLTGSDSHLMSQSLEALNSRFSMKDLGPPSYFLGIEFESYKNGLFLHQTAYASDILFQAGMLECNPMPTPLSQHLDKMDNTPFVEPTYFQSLAGKLQYLTITRPDLQYAVNFICQRMHKPTNSDFTLLKRILRYIKGTLNYGLPIQQHKNLALSAFYDSDYAGCKDTRCSTTGFCILLGSTLVSWSAKRQSTVSNSSTESEYKALSIVAKELTWISSLLRDIGISQHQPTRVFCDNLSAVYLSANPALHNRLRQRLALH